Proteins from a genomic interval of Medicago truncatula cultivar Jemalong A17 chromosome 3, MtrunA17r5.0-ANR, whole genome shotgun sequence:
- the LOC25489257 gene encoding albumin-1, with protein sequence MAYVKIAPFAVFLLAAFLMFSMKKIEGAKCGEACDTQFNFCNAGDGCRCFITDAYLTLPGFCAQLTSIEKKVEELPNLCWSHAECIRKGSGNYCAHLPNSDIKYGFCFASISEAEDVLLKRDFLKMSVSA encoded by the exons ATGGCTTATGTTAAGATTGCTCCTTTTGCTGTCTTCTTGCTTGCTGCTTTCT TAATGTTCTCGATGAAGAAAATAGAAGGGGCAAAGTGTGGGGAGGCTTGCGACAcgcaatttaatttttgtaacgCTGGTGATGGTTGTCGTTGCTTTATCACGGATGCTTATTTGACTCTTCCTGGCTTTTGCGCCCAACTTACTTCTATTGAAAAGAAGGTTGAGGAACTACCTAACTTATGTTGGTCTCATGCTGAATGCATAAGAAAGGGTAGTGGAAATTACTGTGCTCATCTTCCTAATTCTGATATCAAATATGGCTTCTGTTTTGCCTCTATCTCTGAAGCAGAAGATGTCTTATTGAAAAGAGACTTCTTGAAGATGTCTGTTTCGGCTTAA